A genomic segment from Pseudorca crassidens isolate mPseCra1 chromosome 4, mPseCra1.hap1, whole genome shotgun sequence encodes:
- the LOC137223802 gene encoding growth-regulated alpha protein-like, producing MARAANPAAARLLRAALLLLVLVAAGRHAAGAPVVTELRCRCLQTVQGIHFKNIQSVKVTPPGPHCGQTEVVATLKAGQEVCLNPEAPMVKKIINKMLNKDSAN from the exons ATGGCCCGCGCCGCGAACCCCGCCGCCGCCCGGCTCCTCCGCGCCGCGCTACTGCTTCTGGTCCTGGTGGCCGCCGGCCGGCACGCAGCAG GGGCGCCTGTGGTCACCGAACTGCGCTGCCGGTGCCTGCAGACCGTGCAGGGGATTCACTTCAAGAACATCCAGAGCGTGAAGGTGACGCCCCCGGGACCCCACTGCGGCCAAACGGAAGTCGT AGCCACTCTCAAGGCTGGTCAGGAAGTTTGTCTCAACCCTGAAGCTCCCATGgttaaaaaaatcatcaacaagATGCTAAACAA GGACAGTGCCAACTGA